The following proteins are co-located in the Myxococcus fulvus genome:
- a CDS encoding helix-turn-helix transcriptional regulator: MSRPTTRVLTVLELLQTHGRMSGSELARRLEVDRRTVRRYILKLEELGIPITAERGRDGAYMLVAGFKLPPMMFTEDEVLALSVGLLASRGLGLAEAAPAVESAQAKLERVMPATLKRRVRSVDESVTLDISRAREMADNTALVALSSAAQLRKRVRLGYRGAREEDTERDFDPYGLVWRGGRWYAVGVCHLRQDLRTFRLDRVRAVLPLDVHFTRPDGFDALAHVEAAVASLPRAFAVEVLLDTDLGRARQHLFATLGVLEAVPGGVRLSGQTDDLDWFARELARLPFAFHIQRPDGLRAALEARAQKLLALARGGG; this comes from the coding sequence ATGTCCCGGCCCACCACGCGCGTGCTCACCGTGCTCGAGTTGCTGCAGACGCATGGGCGGATGAGCGGCTCGGAGCTGGCGCGGCGGCTGGAGGTGGACCGGCGCACGGTGCGCCGCTACATCCTGAAGCTGGAGGAGCTGGGCATCCCCATCACCGCCGAGCGCGGCAGGGACGGCGCCTACATGCTGGTGGCGGGCTTCAAGCTGCCGCCGATGATGTTCACCGAGGACGAGGTGCTGGCGCTGTCGGTGGGGCTGCTCGCCTCGCGCGGGCTGGGCCTGGCGGAGGCGGCCCCCGCGGTGGAGAGCGCCCAGGCGAAGCTGGAGCGGGTGATGCCCGCGACGCTGAAGCGGCGCGTGCGCTCCGTGGACGAGTCGGTGACGCTCGACATCTCCCGCGCCCGCGAGATGGCGGACAACACCGCGCTCGTCGCCCTGAGCTCCGCGGCCCAGCTGCGCAAGCGCGTGCGCCTGGGCTACCGCGGCGCGCGCGAGGAGGACACCGAGCGCGACTTCGACCCGTATGGCCTCGTCTGGCGCGGCGGGCGCTGGTACGCGGTGGGCGTCTGCCACCTGCGCCAGGACCTGCGCACCTTCCGGTTGGACCGGGTGCGCGCGGTGCTCCCGCTCGACGTCCACTTCACGCGGCCGGACGGCTTCGACGCGCTGGCGCACGTGGAGGCCGCGGTGGCGTCGCTGCCGCGCGCGTTCGCGGTGGAGGTGCTGCTCGACACGGACCTGGGAAGGGCGCGCCAGCACCTCTTCGCCACACTGGGCGTGCTGGAGGCGGTGCCCGGCGGCGTGCGGCTGTCGGGGCAGACGGATGACCTGGACTGGTTCGCCCGGGAGCTGGCGCGGCTGCCCTTCGCGTTCCACATCCAGCGCCCCGACGGGCTGCGCGCCGCACTGGAGGCCCGCGCCCAGAAGCTGCTGGCCCTGGCGCGCGGTGGTGGCTAG
- a CDS encoding CGNR zinc finger domain-containing protein, which yields MSLDLPATLAGRLKDTTQELLQTPKDLGRWLIAAGLAAQVQEPTAEELAQARELREALHRLALARARGENFSARDRSILNRWAAEPPPAPQLGPRGLFWAGADIRGLLVTVARDGAELLGGELAERVRTCEQRDCGLLFVDTSRSGLRRWCSMSGCGNKAKVAEFRRRQRQDAR from the coding sequence GTGTCGCTGGACCTGCCGGCCACGCTGGCGGGGCGGCTGAAGGACACGACCCAGGAGCTGCTCCAGACGCCGAAGGATTTGGGCCGGTGGCTCATCGCCGCGGGGCTGGCGGCGCAGGTGCAGGAGCCCACGGCGGAGGAGCTGGCCCAGGCGCGCGAGCTGCGAGAGGCGCTCCACCGGCTGGCCCTGGCGCGCGCGCGGGGGGAGAACTTCTCCGCGAGGGACCGCTCCATCCTCAACCGCTGGGCCGCGGAGCCGCCGCCCGCGCCCCAGCTGGGGCCTCGCGGGCTGTTCTGGGCGGGCGCGGACATCCGGGGGCTCTTGGTGACGGTGGCGCGCGACGGCGCGGAGCTGCTCGGCGGCGAGCTGGCGGAGCGCGTGCGCACGTGTGAGCAGCGCGACTGCGGCCTGCTCTTCGTGGACACCTCGCGCTCGGGGCTGCGGCGCTGGTGCTCCATGTCCGGCTGCGGCAACAAGGCCAAGGTGGCCGAGTTCCGGCGTCGTCAGCGGCAGGACGCCCGCTAG
- the trhA gene encoding PAQR family membrane homeostasis protein TrhA translates to MASIVPPELRAVVAEVKPRLRGVSHALAFLAALCGFIVLALAPAKGLQHFADCVFGLSLVLMFGTSAAYHVPTWGPAAYQRLRRMDHAAIYLLIAGTFTPLATLDAPDAWTRHLLWVMWACALTGAGLSLFGISGTRGVRSMLYVILGALSAPVMLRLPSVVGTTRATWLVLGGLLYAVGAVVYARRWPDPSPAFFGYHEVFHLMVIAAASTHYLVLVDFLWSR, encoded by the coding sequence ATGGCGTCCATCGTCCCTCCCGAGCTCCGCGCCGTGGTCGCGGAGGTGAAGCCCCGGCTGCGAGGCGTGTCGCACGCGCTCGCGTTCCTCGCGGCGCTGTGCGGCTTCATCGTGCTCGCGCTCGCGCCGGCCAAGGGCCTGCAGCACTTCGCCGACTGCGTCTTCGGCCTGTCGCTGGTGCTGATGTTCGGGACCAGCGCTGCCTACCACGTGCCCACGTGGGGCCCCGCCGCGTACCAGCGGCTGCGGCGGATGGACCACGCGGCCATCTACCTGCTCATCGCGGGGACCTTCACGCCGCTGGCCACGCTGGACGCACCCGACGCGTGGACGCGGCACCTGCTCTGGGTGATGTGGGCCTGCGCGCTCACGGGCGCGGGCCTGTCGCTCTTCGGCATCTCCGGCACGCGGGGCGTGCGCTCGATGCTCTACGTCATCCTGGGCGCGCTCTCCGCCCCGGTGATGCTGCGGCTGCCCTCGGTGGTGGGGACGACGCGCGCGACCTGGCTCGTGCTGGGCGGGCTGCTCTACGCGGTGGGCGCCGTCGTCTACGCCCGCAGGTGGCCGGACCCCAGCCCCGCCTTCTTCGGCTACCACGAGGTCTTCCACCTCATGGTCATCGCCGCCGCGTCCACGCACTACCTCGTGCTCGTCGACTTCCTCTGGAGCCGGTGA
- a CDS encoding STAS domain-containing protein has protein sequence MNQSQPQVIEINLERLERIRDVLAMISLGEFNPDEHLIAVENHDVFSSFEDTINLFARQLHASVKESEQSMLKLDAARRELEEKLSTIEKQRLAIRDLSTPIIELWEDVLTLPIVGVVDTQRSLEMTERLLHRISQGKARCAIIDITGVEVVDTSTANHFVKMVNAARLLGTYCVVTGISPVIAQTLTQIGVDLRDVKTLGSLRDGLKECFLYLRNHTAHRALDAGGR, from the coding sequence ATGAATCAGTCGCAACCGCAGGTCATCGAAATCAACCTCGAGCGTCTCGAGCGCATCCGGGACGTGCTGGCGATGATTTCGCTCGGGGAGTTCAACCCGGACGAGCATCTCATCGCGGTGGAGAACCATGACGTGTTCTCCTCGTTCGAGGACACCATCAACCTCTTCGCCCGCCAGCTCCACGCGTCCGTGAAGGAGAGCGAGCAGTCGATGCTCAAGCTCGACGCGGCCCGGCGCGAGCTGGAGGAGAAGCTCTCCACCATCGAGAAGCAGCGGCTGGCCATCCGTGATTTGTCCACGCCCATCATCGAGCTGTGGGAGGACGTGCTCACGCTGCCCATCGTCGGGGTGGTGGACACGCAGCGCTCGCTGGAGATGACCGAGCGGCTCCTGCACCGCATCTCCCAGGGCAAGGCCCGCTGCGCCATCATCGACATCACGGGCGTGGAGGTGGTGGACACCTCCACCGCGAATCACTTCGTGAAGATGGTGAACGCCGCCCGCCTGCTCGGCACCTACTGCGTGGTGACGGGCATCAGCCCGGTCATCGCCCAGACGCTGACGCAGATTGGCGTCGACCTGCGGGACGTGAAGACGCTCGGCAGCCTGCGTGACGGGCTGAAGGAGTGCTTCTTGTACCTGCGCAACCACACCGCCCACCGCGCCCTCGACGCGGGCGGCCGGTAG
- a CDS encoding DoxX family protein encodes MTTAAPTAVPASKPWALWTGRVLSGLVVLALVASASMKLRQPPEVVEGFAKSGFPASVLLPIGIAELLSALLYAVPRTAVLGAILVTGYLGGATVTHVRQGDSFLIPVLLGVIAWGGLFLRDARVRALLPLRGPN; translated from the coding sequence ATGACGACCGCCGCCCCCACCGCCGTCCCCGCATCCAAACCCTGGGCCCTCTGGACGGGCCGGGTCCTCTCCGGCCTCGTCGTGCTGGCCCTGGTCGCCAGCGCGTCCATGAAGCTGCGGCAGCCCCCGGAGGTGGTGGAGGGCTTCGCGAAGTCGGGCTTCCCGGCGTCGGTGCTGCTGCCCATCGGCATCGCGGAGCTGCTGTCCGCGCTGCTCTACGCGGTGCCTCGCACGGCGGTGCTGGGCGCCATCCTCGTCACGGGCTACCTGGGCGGCGCCACGGTGACGCACGTGCGGCAGGGGGACTCGTTCCTCATCCCCGTGCTGCTGGGCGTCATCGCCTGGGGCGGCCTGTTCCTGCGGGACGCGCGCGTGCGGGCGCTCCTGCCCCTGCGCGGCCCGAACTAG
- a CDS encoding winged helix-turn-helix transcriptional regulator, whose translation MSPPPAKPPRSKNPHGATESCLAVRDILTRVGDKWSVLVVGSLGEGPLRFSDLKRGIEGISQRMLTLTLRGLERDGLVTRTQYPTVPPRVEYALTPLGHTLLDPVQELARWALESRAAIQTARGRYDTKPKPPPASGPTRR comes from the coding sequence ATGTCACCGCCTCCCGCCAAGCCGCCCCGCTCGAAGAATCCCCACGGCGCCACCGAGTCCTGCCTGGCCGTGCGCGACATCCTCACGCGCGTGGGCGACAAGTGGAGCGTGCTCGTCGTGGGCAGCCTGGGGGAGGGGCCCTTGCGCTTCAGTGACTTGAAGCGCGGCATCGAGGGCATCTCCCAGCGCATGCTGACGCTCACCCTCAGGGGGCTGGAGCGGGACGGGCTGGTGACGCGCACCCAGTACCCCACGGTGCCGCCCCGCGTGGAGTACGCGCTGACGCCCCTGGGGCACACGCTGCTGGACCCCGTCCAGGAGCTGGCCCGGTGGGCGCTGGAGAGCCGCGCCGCCATCCAGACGGCCCGGGGCCGCTACGACACGAAGCCCAAGCCTCCTCCCGCGTCGGGGCCCACGCGGCGGTAG
- the radA gene encoding DNA repair protein RadA, translating to MAKAKTHYTCQACGYQTAKWLGKCPDCGAWSSLLEEAGAKQDEKRPAWGASGGAAKPMLLKDVSGDVEVRQRTGIAEFDRVLGGGVVAGSVVLLGGDPGIGKSTLLLAALDKLARQGAVLYVSGEESLRQTKMRAERLRVEGDAIHLFAETDAERVLAAAEALQPRALVVDSIQTMYLPELGNAPGSITQVREVAGRLMAYAKRTGVPTFIVGHVTKEGSIAGPRVLEHMVDTVLYFEGERGHPFRILRAHKNRFGSTNEIGVFEMKGAGLVEVSDPSALFLSERPAGKSGSVVTSTLNGTRPLLVEVQALVAPTGYGTARRTAIGVDSNRVALLAAVLEKKEEIPLVGCDLFVNVAGGMQLNEPACDLAVCAALVSSLQNRPLDPHTLVLGEVGLAGEVRAVGQVEPRLIEAAKMGFKRVVMPAGSARRMEATKLRVVGVETLGDALRAMFD from the coding sequence ATGGCGAAGGCGAAGACGCACTACACCTGCCAGGCGTGCGGGTACCAGACGGCGAAGTGGCTGGGGAAGTGCCCGGACTGTGGCGCATGGAGCTCGCTGCTCGAGGAAGCCGGGGCGAAGCAGGACGAGAAGCGCCCGGCCTGGGGCGCCTCGGGCGGGGCGGCGAAGCCCATGCTGCTCAAGGACGTCAGCGGTGACGTGGAGGTGCGCCAGCGCACCGGCATCGCCGAGTTCGACCGGGTGCTGGGCGGCGGCGTGGTGGCGGGCTCCGTCGTCCTCTTGGGCGGCGACCCGGGCATCGGCAAGTCCACGCTGCTGCTCGCGGCCCTGGACAAGCTCGCGCGCCAGGGCGCGGTGCTCTACGTCTCCGGCGAGGAGAGCCTGCGCCAGACGAAGATGCGCGCCGAGCGGCTGCGCGTCGAAGGGGACGCCATCCACCTGTTCGCGGAGACGGACGCGGAGCGGGTGCTGGCCGCCGCGGAGGCGCTCCAGCCGCGCGCGCTGGTGGTGGACTCCATCCAGACCATGTACCTGCCGGAGCTGGGCAACGCGCCGGGCAGCATCACCCAGGTGCGCGAGGTGGCCGGGCGGCTGATGGCCTACGCCAAGCGCACGGGGGTGCCCACCTTCATCGTGGGCCACGTGACGAAGGAGGGCTCCATCGCGGGCCCCCGCGTGCTCGAGCACATGGTGGACACCGTCCTCTACTTCGAGGGCGAGCGCGGCCACCCGTTCCGAATCCTGCGCGCGCACAAGAACCGCTTCGGCTCCACCAACGAGATTGGCGTCTTCGAGATGAAGGGCGCGGGCCTGGTGGAGGTGTCGGACCCGTCCGCCCTCTTCCTGTCCGAGCGCCCCGCGGGCAAGTCCGGCAGCGTCGTCACCAGCACCCTCAACGGCACCCGCCCCCTGCTGGTGGAGGTGCAGGCGCTGGTGGCCCCCACCGGCTACGGCACCGCGCGGCGCACCGCCATCGGCGTGGACAGCAACCGCGTGGCCCTGCTCGCCGCGGTGCTGGAGAAGAAGGAGGAGATTCCCCTCGTCGGCTGCGACTTGTTCGTCAACGTCGCGGGCGGCATGCAGCTCAACGAGCCCGCGTGTGACCTGGCCGTCTGCGCGGCGCTGGTGAGCAGCCTGCAGAACCGGCCGTTGGACCCGCACACGCTGGTGCTGGGCGAGGTGGGCCTCGCCGGCGAGGTGCGCGCGGTGGGCCAGGTGGAGCCCCGGCTCATCGAGGCGGCGAAGATGGGCTTCAAGCGGGTGGTGATGCCCGCGGGCAGCGCCCGGCGCATGGAGGCCACGAAGCTGCGCGTGGTGGGCGTGGAGACGCTGGGCGACGCGCTCCGGGCCATGTTCGACTGA
- a CDS encoding GlsB/YeaQ/YmgE family stress response membrane protein: MGIIAFLVIGLLAGLLARALMPGNQSMGLVATTLLGIVGSFVGGFVGSLFRSDGRVFDLHPSGLLFSVLGALLVLFLVGLAGRRRVHV; the protein is encoded by the coding sequence ATGGGGATCATCGCTTTCCTGGTCATCGGTCTTCTCGCCGGTCTTCTCGCTCGGGCCCTGATGCCCGGCAACCAGTCCATGGGTCTGGTGGCCACGACGCTGCTGGGTATCGTCGGCTCCTTCGTGGGTGGCTTCGTCGGCTCGCTGTTCCGCAGCGACGGCCGCGTCTTCGACCTGCACCCGTCCGGTCTGCTGTTCTCCGTGCTGGGCGCGCTCCTGGTCCTGTTCCTGGTGGGACTGGCCGGCCGGCGTCGCGTCCACGTCTGA